In the genome of Dermacentor silvarum isolate Dsil-2018 chromosome 1, BIME_Dsil_1.4, whole genome shotgun sequence, one region contains:
- the LOC125946471 gene encoding uncharacterized protein LOC125946471 — protein MLSTLSGKKKCFYQSVVSKSMDEVVEIALATRRQASVTRWHTERRLRITSSSAHRIKTRLNNYETLASSLVRPKFFSSAATSYGKQMETEARAELSTALGAVIHEVGLFIHPEQPWLCCSPDGILDSDGRMYLVEIKCPFSLKDKKLIDHEHEESFVPYIHYVNGQLRLKKTHQYYSQMMIMLYILGIGEAFLYIYSSQQSITVCVQRDEAFLAEYVPKLETFYFKHFLSEIVKHT, from the exons ATGTTGTCCACGCTCTCAGGAAAGAAGAAATGCTTTTATCAGAGTGTGGTAAGCAAAAGCATGGATGAGGTTGTTGAAATTGCTTTAGCAACAAGGCGGCAAGCATCAGTGACAAG ATGGCACACAGAACGCCGTCTGCGGATAACAAGCAGCAGTGCACACCGCATCAAAACCAGGCTCAACAACTATGAAACTCTGGCAAGTTCCCTCGTGAGGCCAAAGTTCTTCTCATCTGCTGCAACTTCTTATG GAAAACAAATGGAAACTGAAGCCAGAGCAGAGCTGTCCACAGCACTTGGCGCTGTCATCCATGAA GTTGGCCTTTTCATCCACCCGGAGCAACCCTGGCTATGCTGCAGCCCAGATGGCATTCTGGATTCAGATGGCAGAATGTATCTGGTCGAGATAAAGTGCCCATTTTCTTTAAAGGATAAGAAACTTATCGACCATGAACACGAAGAAAGCTTCGTGCCATACATACACTATGTGAATGGCCAACTTCGTCTGAAGAAGACGCATCAGTATTATTCTCAGATGATGATTATGCTGTACATTTTAGGTATCGGAGAAGCGTTTCTTTATATTTATTCATCACAGCAAAGCATCACTGTATGTGTACAGCGCGATGAAGCATTCCTCGCAGAATATGTGCCCAAACTTGAGACCTTTTATTTTAAACATTTCTTAAGTGAGATAGTTAAGCACACTTGA